One window from the genome of Thermococcus siculi encodes:
- a CDS encoding AAA family ATPase, with protein sequence MGIQDLVESGIYVDRSVLKYIVGLVRNARGDSRVEAGPSPRGAIALMKVAKANALLDGRNFVLPDDVKAYAVDALAHRIVVKAEYSFEGVTGEEVVREALEKTPVPKGAEEK encoded by the coding sequence GTGGGGATACAGGATTTGGTTGAGTCGGGTATTTACGTGGATAGGAGTGTTCTCAAGTACATTGTGGGCCTGGTCAGGAATGCGAGGGGTGACTCGCGGGTTGAGGCTGGGCCGAGTCCGCGCGGGGCAATTGCCTTGATGAAGGTTGCCAAGGCGAATGCTTTGCTCGATGGGAGGAATTTTGTTCTTCCGGATGACGTGAAGGCTTACGCGGTTGATGCTCTGGCTCACAGGATTGTTGTGAAGGCGGAGTACTCTTTCGAGGGTGTTACTGGAGAAGAGGTTGTGAGGGAGGCTTTGGAGAAGACTCCCGTCCCCAAAGGAGCTGAAGAAAAATGA